A portion of the Lolium rigidum isolate FL_2022 chromosome 1, APGP_CSIRO_Lrig_0.1, whole genome shotgun sequence genome contains these proteins:
- the LOC124685796 gene encoding uncharacterized protein LOC124685796 isoform X2, with protein MDGRARMSGGGFRWRTFWMGDVMSFRLEKNHGTAGAIDRGQISVQPSNDMVAWMCEIRLGNGNTVMHWIRSCLAGSYLKDSVSSRKLGYAQSLWFFNASPWEWNPQYIDNRFGIHHCH; from the exons ATGGACGGCAGGGCAAGGATGAGCGGCGGTGGGTTCAGGTGGAGAACGTTCTGGATGGGCGACGTCATGAGTTTCCGACTCGAAAAGAATCATGGAACGGCCGGCGCCATCGACCGCGGCCAAATCAGCGTGCAG CCTTCAAATGATATGGTTGCTTGGATGTGTGAAATTCGTCTCGGCAATGGAAATACGGTCATGCATTGGATAAG GTCCTGCCTTGCAGGTTCCTATCTGAAAGACAGTGTTTCGTCAAGAAAGTTAGGCTACGCGCAATCCCTTTGGTTCTTTAATGCTAGCCCCTGGGAGTGGAATCCACAGTATATTGATAATAG GTTTGGAATTCACCATTGCCACTGA
- the LOC124685796 gene encoding uncharacterized protein LOC124685796 isoform X1: protein MDGRARMSGGGFRWRTFWMGDVMSFRLEKNHGTAGAIDRGQISVQPSNDMVAWMCEIRLGNGNTVMHWIRSCLAGSYLKDSVSSRKLGYAQSLWFFNASPWEWNPQYIDNRQAKRGRSKTHVALASQACKLLF from the exons ATGGACGGCAGGGCAAGGATGAGCGGCGGTGGGTTCAGGTGGAGAACGTTCTGGATGGGCGACGTCATGAGTTTCCGACTCGAAAAGAATCATGGAACGGCCGGCGCCATCGACCGCGGCCAAATCAGCGTGCAG CCTTCAAATGATATGGTTGCTTGGATGTGTGAAATTCGTCTCGGCAATGGAAATACGGTCATGCATTGGATAAG GTCCTGCCTTGCAGGTTCCTATCTGAAAGACAGTGTTTCGTCAAGAAAGTTAGGCTACGCGCAATCCCTTTGGTTCTTTAATGCTAGCCCCTGGGAGTGGAATCCACAGTATATTGATAATAGGCAAGCAAAGAGAGGAAGATCCAAAACACATGTTGCCTTAGCCTCGCAGGCTTGCAAGCTACTTTTCTGA